A genomic window from Herbiconiux aconitum includes:
- a CDS encoding glutathione peroxidase: MTENLNQIPLTTIDGATTTLADYAPVKLIVNVASRCGLAPQYEKLEQLQKTYGERGFTVLGFPSNQFLQELSDTDKIKEYCSTTWGVTFPMFDKVKVNGKSAHPLYGELTKTPDAAGKAGRVKWNFEKFVVTPDGQVHRFRPTVEPDAPEIVALIESSLPAQA; this comes from the coding sequence GTGACCGAGAACCTCAACCAGATCCCCCTCACCACCATCGACGGAGCCACGACGACCCTCGCCGACTACGCCCCGGTGAAACTCATCGTGAACGTGGCCTCGCGGTGCGGGCTGGCGCCGCAATACGAGAAGCTCGAGCAGCTGCAGAAGACCTACGGCGAGCGCGGTTTCACGGTGCTCGGCTTTCCGAGCAACCAGTTTCTGCAGGAGCTCTCCGACACCGACAAGATCAAGGAGTACTGCAGCACCACGTGGGGTGTGACCTTCCCGATGTTCGACAAGGTGAAGGTGAACGGCAAGTCGGCGCATCCGCTCTACGGCGAGCTCACGAAGACACCCGACGCGGCGGGCAAGGCGGGCCGCGTGAAGTGGAACTTCGAGAAGTTCGTCGTGACGCCCGACGGGCAGGTGCACCGCTTCCGCCCGACGGTCGAGCCGGATGCGCCAGAGATCGTCGCGCTGATCGAGTCGTCGCTGCCGGCCCAGGCGTAG
- a CDS encoding MarP family serine protease translates to MDIIVDIVLIVIALLAVLSGWRRGALVTAASLAGIIGGALLATVIAPPVVDWLAGMGWNTALQRTIAAGVLLLLCMAAAVGVLTLVAGLLRRVIGSVKIGRGLDAIGGAVLGLLTWGVVVWLLAGFLQTTGLMPVTQLVASSRVVSTLNTLSPVPSSTALGTLDAALNDSGFPQVFAFGGESIQAAQPPEPGIPDAVNAAAGSVVRVLSSAPACGSDAEGSGWAVAADRIVTNAHVVAGSEDLYVQVGGVGELLPAELVVFDPVRDLAVLQVPGLPVAPLALGSELAASDPAVVAGYPENGGYSVMPARVREVMDAVGRDIYEQGEVTREIYSLRGTVRPGNSGGPLLDEGGAVVGVVFARSTIDADTGYAMTLDEIAPVVAAAGATEPVASGACAS, encoded by the coding sequence ATGGACATCATCGTCGACATCGTGCTGATCGTGATCGCCCTGCTGGCCGTGCTGAGCGGATGGCGGCGCGGCGCTCTCGTCACCGCGGCCTCGCTCGCGGGCATCATCGGCGGAGCGCTCCTGGCCACGGTGATCGCGCCACCGGTGGTGGACTGGCTCGCCGGAATGGGCTGGAACACTGCCCTGCAACGCACCATCGCTGCGGGCGTGCTCCTTCTTCTCTGCATGGCGGCGGCGGTCGGCGTGCTCACCCTCGTGGCCGGGCTGCTGCGCCGCGTGATCGGGTCGGTCAAGATCGGGCGAGGGCTGGACGCGATCGGCGGCGCCGTGCTCGGGCTGCTGACCTGGGGCGTCGTGGTGTGGCTGCTCGCGGGCTTCCTGCAGACCACCGGGCTCATGCCCGTCACCCAACTCGTCGCCTCTTCGCGGGTGGTCTCGACGCTCAACACGCTCTCGCCGGTGCCCTCGTCGACCGCGCTCGGAACCCTCGATGCGGCGCTCAACGATTCCGGGTTCCCGCAGGTCTTCGCATTCGGCGGAGAGAGCATCCAGGCCGCGCAGCCGCCGGAGCCCGGCATCCCGGATGCCGTCAACGCCGCCGCCGGAAGCGTGGTGCGCGTGCTCTCCTCAGCCCCGGCCTGCGGTTCTGACGCCGAGGGAAGCGGGTGGGCGGTGGCCGCCGACCGCATCGTCACGAACGCCCACGTCGTGGCCGGCTCCGAAGACCTCTACGTGCAGGTTGGCGGGGTCGGCGAGCTGCTGCCTGCCGAACTCGTCGTGTTCGACCCGGTGCGCGACCTCGCGGTGCTCCAGGTGCCCGGGCTCCCGGTCGCTCCGCTCGCGCTCGGAAGCGAGCTCGCCGCATCCGATCCGGCAGTCGTCGCGGGCTATCCCGAGAACGGTGGCTACTCGGTGATGCCGGCCCGCGTGCGCGAGGTGATGGATGCGGTGGGTCGCGACATCTACGAACAGGGCGAGGTGACGCGCGAGATCTACTCGCTTCGCGGCACCGTGCGCCCGGGCAACTCGGGCGGACCGCTGCTCGACGAGGGCGGTGCGGTGGTGGGCGTGGTCTTCGCGCGATCGACGATCGACGCCGACACCGGATACGCCATGACACTCGACGAGATCGCTCCCGTCGTGGCGGCTGCCGGGGCCACCGAGCCCGTGGCGTCGGGAGCCTGTGCGAGCTGA
- a CDS encoding TetR/AcrR family transcriptional regulator → MRERILEAASELFYAEGFRAVSAEKIIGRVGTTKVTFYRHFRSKDDLMVAYLERRAADERAAIEQVLAVADGDPQKALARAIETLMAAACRPGYRGCPFINAAAEYADPAHPVRLVVAEHRRWQLHAFEQLLATLGVDDPAAAAGELMLLRDGAAVGGYLDDPDAVARALASAGLAIVKARAAAAFA, encoded by the coding sequence ATGCGCGAACGAATACTCGAAGCAGCCTCCGAGCTTTTCTACGCCGAGGGCTTCCGGGCCGTCAGTGCCGAGAAGATCATCGGCCGGGTGGGCACCACCAAGGTCACCTTCTACCGGCACTTCCGGTCGAAGGACGACCTCATGGTCGCCTACCTCGAACGCCGTGCGGCCGACGAGCGCGCCGCCATCGAGCAGGTTCTCGCGGTCGCCGACGGCGATCCGCAGAAGGCGCTCGCGCGTGCCATCGAGACGCTCATGGCGGCAGCGTGCCGGCCGGGCTACCGGGGCTGCCCCTTCATCAACGCGGCGGCCGAGTATGCCGATCCTGCGCATCCGGTGCGCCTCGTCGTGGCTGAGCACCGGCGCTGGCAACTGCACGCCTTCGAGCAGCTGCTCGCAACGCTGGGCGTCGACGACCCCGCCGCGGCCGCAGGCGAGTTGATGCTGCTGCGCGACGGAGCGGCGGTGGGCGGCTACCTCGACGACCCGGATGCGGTCGCCCGCGCCCTCGCGTCGGCCGGCCTGGCGATCGTGAAAGCCCGCGCCGCAGCCGCTTTCGCCTGA
- a CDS encoding DUF2269 domain-containing protein: METLFSVLHVVGAVFIVGPMAILPMTALRAIRAGNTAQVRTLAKSTMIFSYLSLIVFVLGFGLVGMADEKYALSLTTPWVLWSIIAYVVAIVLNLVVVVPSMRRAGAAAEPSGAATAGAGGVATAGGAATAGGTNQRSGYPAISAGSGIVSLLLVLVVVLMVWKP; the protein is encoded by the coding sequence ATGGAAACACTCTTCTCCGTTCTGCACGTCGTCGGCGCCGTCTTCATCGTCGGGCCCATGGCCATCCTTCCGATGACCGCGCTGCGCGCCATCCGCGCCGGCAACACCGCCCAGGTGCGCACGCTGGCGAAGTCGACCATGATCTTCAGCTATCTGTCGCTGATCGTGTTCGTGCTGGGCTTCGGCCTCGTCGGAATGGCCGACGAGAAGTATGCACTGTCGCTCACCACCCCTTGGGTGCTGTGGTCGATCATCGCCTACGTCGTGGCGATCGTGCTGAACCTCGTCGTCGTGGTGCCGTCGATGCGTCGCGCCGGCGCGGCCGCCGAGCCTTCCGGTGCGGCCACCGCGGGCGCGGGCGGTGTCGCGACCGCGGGGGGCGCGGCCACGGCGGGTGGCACGAACCAGCGCTCAGGATACCCCGCGATCAGCGCCGGCTCGGGCATCGTCAGCCTGCTGCTCGTGCTCGTCGTGGTGCTCATGGTGTGGAAGCCGTAA
- a CDS encoding APC family permease — translation MTTTAQSTGEPETQPELKKVMGPKLLLLFIIGDILGTGIYALTGQVAAEVGGAAWVPFIIAFVVATITACSYLELVTKYPQAAGAALYAHKAFGIHFVTFLICFTVMSSGITSASAAAGAFASNFAIGFGLGDGPGIALLTALAFMILIAAVNLRGVAESVGLNVVLTLVELSGLLLVIFISAFAIFGGQADFSRVVAFATPDDKNVFLAISTATSLAFFAMVGFEDSVNMAEETKNPSKIFPKVMLTGLGITAVIYVLVSIVAVAIVPVGELAGNDTPLVTVVQTAAPDFPISALIPFISLFAVANSALINMMMASRLLYGMSKQGVLPPFLSKVLPKRRTPWAAILFTTVIALGLTSYVSIDPANPIAVLLGGTTSLLLLAVFSVVNVCVLVLRPKRVEHKHFRTPTALPVIGSIACIALVLPWTSGRPPQQYAIAGILLVLGIVLWVITYLHRRSSGYGGAAELDTRALAVVNQDPAEVEETK, via the coding sequence ATGACGACGACAGCGCAGTCGACCGGCGAGCCGGAGACGCAGCCTGAACTCAAGAAGGTGATGGGGCCGAAGCTCCTGTTGCTGTTCATCATCGGCGACATCCTCGGCACCGGCATCTACGCGCTCACCGGGCAGGTCGCTGCCGAGGTGGGTGGGGCCGCGTGGGTGCCCTTCATCATCGCCTTCGTGGTGGCCACCATCACCGCCTGCTCCTATCTCGAACTGGTCACGAAGTATCCGCAGGCGGCCGGTGCCGCGCTGTATGCGCACAAGGCCTTCGGCATCCATTTCGTCACGTTCTTGATCTGCTTCACGGTGATGTCGTCGGGCATCACCTCGGCATCGGCGGCCGCCGGTGCGTTCGCGAGCAACTTCGCGATCGGCTTCGGCCTCGGAGACGGGCCCGGGATCGCGCTGCTCACCGCCCTGGCGTTCATGATCCTGATCGCCGCGGTGAACCTCCGGGGCGTCGCCGAGAGCGTCGGTCTCAACGTGGTGTTGACGCTGGTGGAGCTCTCGGGTCTGCTGCTGGTGATCTTCATCAGCGCCTTCGCCATCTTCGGGGGCCAGGCCGACTTCTCGCGGGTGGTCGCCTTCGCGACGCCCGACGACAAGAACGTCTTCCTCGCCATCTCCACCGCCACCTCGCTCGCCTTCTTCGCAATGGTGGGCTTCGAGGATTCGGTGAACATGGCCGAGGAGACCAAGAACCCCTCGAAGATCTTCCCCAAGGTGATGCTCACGGGGCTCGGCATCACGGCGGTGATCTACGTGCTCGTGTCGATCGTCGCGGTCGCCATCGTGCCGGTGGGGGAGCTCGCCGGAAACGACACCCCGTTGGTGACGGTGGTGCAGACGGCGGCACCCGACTTCCCGATCTCGGCGCTCATCCCGTTCATCTCCCTGTTCGCGGTGGCGAACTCGGCGCTCATCAACATGATGATGGCGAGCCGGCTGCTCTACGGCATGAGCAAGCAGGGCGTACTGCCGCCGTTCCTGTCGAAGGTGCTGCCGAAGCGCCGCACGCCGTGGGCGGCCATCCTGTTCACCACGGTGATCGCGCTGGGGCTCACCTCGTACGTCTCGATCGACCCGGCCAACCCGATCGCGGTGCTGCTCGGGGGCACCACCTCGTTGCTGCTGCTCGCGGTGTTCTCGGTGGTGAACGTGTGTGTGCTGGTGCTGCGCCCCAAGCGCGTCGAGCACAAGCACTTCCGAACGCCGACGGCCCTTCCGGTGATCGGGTCGATCGCGTGCATCGCCCTGGTGCTGCCATGGACCTCGGGCCGGCCGCCGCAGCAGTATGCGATCGCGGGCATCCTGCTGGTGCTCGGCATCGTGCTCTGGGTCATCACCTATCTGCATCGTCGCTCGAGCGGATACGGCGGCGCCGCCGAGCTCGACACGCGCGCGCTGGCCGTGGTGAACCAAGACCCTGCGGAGGTCGAGGAGACGAAGTGA
- a CDS encoding HemK family protein methyltransferase, which produces MNASAPPAGSGQADVAAIVMRLRAAGCVFAEDETALLLDAADSADALERMVAQRVEGLPLEHILGWAEFAGLRIAVDPGVFVPRRRTELLVAEALTLLRPGAVVLDLCCGSGAVGAAIAAAAAAAETGAATTAPHPTADDAGASSTADARADQRAADPRVTVYAADIDPAAVRSARRNLPGPGRVFEGDLYDALPGELRGSIDLLVVNAPYVPSDAIATMPPEARLHEARIALDGGDDGLDVQRRVATDAPSWLSPTGHLLIETSERQAPTTAAIFAAAGLHPRIVHDDEFDATVVIGSRESSAAPPR; this is translated from the coding sequence ATGAACGCATCCGCCCCGCCTGCGGGCAGCGGGCAGGCCGATGTCGCGGCGATCGTGATGCGGCTGCGGGCCGCCGGATGCGTGTTCGCCGAAGACGAGACCGCGCTGCTGCTCGACGCGGCCGACTCGGCTGACGCGCTCGAGCGCATGGTCGCCCAGCGGGTCGAAGGACTGCCGCTCGAACACATCCTCGGCTGGGCCGAGTTTGCGGGGTTGCGGATCGCGGTCGATCCGGGCGTCTTCGTTCCGCGCCGGCGCACCGAGCTGCTCGTCGCTGAGGCGCTCACGCTGCTTCGCCCGGGCGCGGTGGTGCTCGACCTCTGCTGTGGATCGGGCGCGGTGGGTGCCGCGATCGCGGCCGCCGCCGCCGCCGCAGAAACGGGCGCCGCTACCACCGCCCCCCACCCCACCGCCGATGACGCGGGCGCCTCCAGCACCGCCGACGCCCGCGCCGATCAACGCGCCGCCGACCCCCGGGTCACGGTGTACGCCGCCGACATCGACCCCGCCGCCGTACGGAGCGCCCGCCGCAATCTCCCCGGCCCCGGCCGCGTGTTCGAGGGCGACCTCTACGACGCACTCCCCGGCGAGCTCCGCGGAAGCATCGACCTCCTCGTCGTCAACGCGCCCTACGTACCGAGCGACGCCATCGCCACCATGCCTCCCGAAGCGCGCCTGCACGAGGCCCGCATCGCCCTCGACGGCGGCGACGACGGTCTCGACGTGCAGCGGAGGGTGGCGACGGATGCGCCGAGCTGGCTCTCCCCCACCGGTCACCTCCTGATCGAGACGAGCGAGCGCCAGGCTCCCACGACAGCGGCCATCTTCGCGGCGGCTGGACTGCATCCGCGCATCGTGCACGACGACGAGTTCGACGCCACGGTGGTCATCGGCTCCCGTGAGAGCTCCGCCGCCCCGCCACGCTGA
- the purS gene encoding phosphoribosylformylglycinamidine synthase subunit PurS → MPKIVVDVMPKAELLDPQGKAVAGALTRLGNDTFSGVRVGKRFELTVDGPVDEAVLSSVREIADELLSNSVIEDVVGITVVDETGAHSAAASGALA, encoded by the coding sequence GTGCCGAAAATCGTCGTCGACGTCATGCCGAAGGCCGAACTTCTCGACCCCCAGGGCAAGGCCGTGGCCGGCGCCCTCACCCGACTGGGCAACGACACCTTCTCCGGCGTGCGCGTCGGCAAGCGCTTCGAACTCACCGTCGACGGTCCGGTCGACGAGGCCGTGCTCAGCTCAGTGCGCGAGATCGCCGACGAGCTGCTCTCCAACTCGGTGATCGAAGACGTCGTGGGCATCACCGTGGTCGACGAGACCGGCGCGCACAGCGCGGCGGCATCCGGAGCCCTGGCATGA
- a CDS encoding O-acetyl-ADP-ribose deacetylase produces MTADITLLQGDITTIAADAIVNAANSSLLGGGGVDGAIHRRGGPAILEECREIRRTRFPDGMPAGDAVATTAGRLPARWVIHTVGPVWSAREDRSAVLESAYRRSLEVAAELGAASVVFPAISAGVYGWPAESAAEIAVDTVRSSPFDGAVTFALFSAEMLDHFRAAVVAQNRNRGGNPAG; encoded by the coding sequence ATGACGGCCGACATCACACTCCTGCAGGGCGACATCACGACGATCGCCGCCGACGCCATCGTGAACGCCGCCAACAGTTCACTGCTCGGCGGAGGGGGCGTGGATGGCGCCATCCACCGCCGCGGCGGGCCCGCCATCCTCGAGGAGTGCCGGGAGATCCGCCGCACGCGCTTTCCCGACGGGATGCCCGCGGGCGACGCAGTCGCCACCACGGCCGGAAGGCTGCCGGCGCGGTGGGTCATCCACACGGTCGGCCCCGTCTGGAGCGCGCGTGAAGACCGGTCGGCCGTGCTCGAGTCGGCCTACCGCCGGTCGCTCGAGGTGGCGGCCGAGCTGGGCGCGGCATCCGTCGTCTTCCCGGCGATCAGCGCCGGCGTCTACGGCTGGCCGGCCGAGAGCGCCGCGGAGATCGCGGTCGACACGGTGCGATCCTCCCCGTTCGACGGCGCCGTGACGTTCGCGCTCTTCAGCGCCGAGATGCTCGACCACTTCCGCGCGGCAGTGGTCGCCCAGAACCGCAATCGTGGCGGGAACCCCGCCGGATAG
- the purQ gene encoding phosphoribosylformylglycinamidine synthase subunit PurQ, whose amino-acid sequence MTRVGVITFPGSLDDRDAQRAVRFAGAEAVALWHGDHDLQGVDAIVLPGGFSYGDYLRCGAIASHSPIMREVVTAAERGVPVLGICNGFQMLTEAHLLPGGLIRNDHGSFICRDQVLRVENTSTAWTNGYTAGQEITIPLKNGEGGYIASASTLERLEGEGLVAFRYVGVNPNGSLNDIAGITNERGNVVGLMPHPEHAIEPGFGPDTAAAMRSGVDGLAMFTSALTALLAV is encoded by the coding sequence ATGACCCGCGTCGGGGTCATCACCTTTCCCGGCTCGCTCGACGACCGCGACGCCCAGCGCGCGGTGCGCTTCGCGGGCGCCGAAGCCGTCGCCCTCTGGCACGGCGACCACGATCTGCAGGGCGTCGACGCGATCGTGCTGCCGGGCGGCTTCAGCTACGGCGATTACCTGCGCTGCGGGGCCATCGCCTCACACTCGCCGATCATGCGCGAGGTCGTCACAGCCGCCGAGCGCGGCGTGCCGGTGCTCGGCATCTGCAACGGCTTCCAGATGCTCACCGAAGCGCACCTGCTGCCGGGCGGGCTCATCCGCAACGACCACGGCTCGTTCATCTGCCGAGACCAGGTGCTGCGCGTCGAGAACACCTCCACGGCGTGGACCAACGGATACACCGCCGGCCAGGAGATCACCATTCCGCTGAAGAACGGAGAGGGCGGCTACATCGCGTCGGCCTCGACGCTCGAGCGACTGGAAGGCGAAGGCCTGGTGGCCTTCCGCTACGTGGGTGTCAACCCCAACGGCTCGCTGAACGACATCGCGGGCATCACCAACGAGCGCGGCAACGTGGTGGGCCTGATGCCGCACCCCGAGCACGCGATCGAGCCCGGCTTCGGTCCCGACACCGCCGCCGCGATGCGGTCGGGTGTCGACGGACTGGCGATGTTCACGTCGGCGCTCACCGCGCTGTTGGCGGTTTAG
- a CDS encoding FAD-binding and (Fe-S)-binding domain-containing protein, translated as MTSSSAGTTAARAAEGEGRELAAQLRASGFAEVDDSRRRRAEYSSDASNYRVVPEVVVFPRAADEVAGLVDFARTHDVPLTARGGGTSVAGNAIGPGIVMDLSRHLDRVLRIDPDARTAVVEPGTTLGSLQHAAAPHGLRFGPDPSTWARATLGGMIGNNACGPRALAFGRTADNVISLDVADGRGRRFTAGRGGAGTGAASGIDLVDGLDSLVNANLDVIRTELSRFGRQISGYSLEHLLPENGRDLAKALVGTEGTCVAVLGATVRLVDLPRDPVLVVLGYPDMASAADAVPALLPHHPMAIEGLDARLIDAVVRHSGPLAAPTLPAGGGWLLVEVADREPGDALDRAERLARDAGTAAVRILPAGPEARALWRIREDGAGLAGRTPANRQAWPGVEDAAVPPERLGAYLRDFDDLLGRYGLHGLPYGHFGDGCVHVRLDIPLDTDGDVLRSFMEDAAILIASHGGSLSGEHGDGRARSDLLRHMYSPRMLDVFGAFKHLFDPADVLNPGVIVRPASVDAELRRPHALPIAAINGLAFAHDDGDFTKAVHRCVGIGKCRADNSVSGGFMCPSFLATKDEKDSTRGRARVLQDMINGTLIEGGWRAPEVEESLDLCLSCKACASDCPAGVDMAAYKSEVLHRSYRGRIRPVTHYTLGWLPRWARIATGARVSAVANAVLSVRAFEKLVLLAGGMDARRAIPPFARRPFRAWWKARPVSADRAAGADRGAAAPARKRVLLWVDTFSDNFSPTIGRAAVSVLESAGYEIVVPNQAVCCGLTWITTGQLTGARKKLAHLVEVFHPYVADGIPILGLEPSCTAVLRSDLLELLPGDPRARDIASATYTLAELLAAEEPVGPGAAWVAPDLSGRSVVVQPHCHHHSVMGFGPDAKLLTSLGAETTTISGCCGLAGNFGMERGHYDVSVAVAENSLLPGLRSAPEGSILLADGLSCRTQAEQLAGTKGVHLAELLAGVLPR; from the coding sequence ATGACATCATCGTCGGCCGGCACTACCGCAGCTCGGGCAGCCGAGGGCGAGGGCCGTGAGTTGGCCGCCCAGCTGCGGGCCAGTGGATTCGCCGAGGTCGACGACAGCCGGCGTCGCCGCGCCGAGTACTCCAGCGACGCCTCGAACTACCGCGTCGTGCCAGAGGTGGTGGTCTTTCCGCGCGCTGCCGACGAGGTGGCCGGGCTGGTGGACTTCGCACGCACCCACGACGTGCCGCTCACAGCGCGCGGCGGGGGCACCTCGGTGGCCGGCAACGCGATCGGTCCCGGCATCGTGATGGACCTCTCACGCCACCTCGACCGGGTGCTGAGAATCGACCCGGATGCGCGCACCGCCGTCGTCGAACCGGGTACCACCCTGGGCAGCCTTCAGCACGCGGCCGCCCCCCACGGCCTCCGCTTCGGCCCCGACCCCTCCACCTGGGCGCGTGCAACCCTCGGCGGCATGATCGGCAACAACGCCTGTGGTCCGCGCGCGCTCGCGTTCGGACGCACCGCCGACAACGTGATCTCCCTCGACGTGGCCGATGGGCGGGGTCGACGTTTCACGGCGGGGCGCGGCGGCGCGGGTACCGGCGCGGCATCCGGGATCGACCTCGTCGACGGCCTGGACTCGCTCGTGAATGCAAACCTCGACGTCATTCGCACCGAGCTCAGCCGCTTCGGGCGGCAGATCTCGGGCTACTCGCTCGAACACTTGCTGCCCGAGAACGGGCGCGACCTCGCCAAGGCGCTGGTGGGAACCGAGGGCACCTGCGTCGCGGTACTCGGCGCCACCGTGCGGCTGGTCGACCTGCCGCGCGATCCGGTGCTCGTGGTGCTCGGCTACCCCGACATGGCCTCGGCGGCGGATGCGGTGCCCGCCCTGCTTCCGCACCACCCGATGGCGATCGAGGGGCTGGATGCGCGGCTGATCGACGCCGTCGTACGACACAGTGGGCCGTTGGCCGCGCCCACCCTGCCCGCCGGCGGGGGCTGGCTGCTGGTCGAGGTGGCCGACCGCGAACCCGGCGACGCGCTCGATCGCGCCGAGCGCCTCGCACGCGACGCCGGAACCGCCGCCGTTCGCATCCTGCCCGCCGGGCCTGAGGCCCGTGCCCTCTGGCGCATCCGCGAAGACGGCGCGGGCCTGGCCGGCCGCACCCCGGCGAACCGGCAGGCCTGGCCCGGGGTGGAAGACGCCGCGGTTCCGCCCGAGCGACTCGGCGCCTACCTGCGCGACTTCGACGACCTGCTCGGCCGCTACGGGTTGCACGGCTTGCCTTACGGCCATTTCGGCGACGGATGCGTGCACGTGCGTCTCGACATCCCACTCGACACCGACGGCGACGTGTTGCGGTCGTTCATGGAGGATGCCGCGATCCTGATCGCCTCGCACGGCGGCTCACTCTCGGGCGAACACGGCGACGGTCGCGCCCGCAGCGACCTGTTGCGACACATGTACTCGCCGCGCATGCTCGATGTCTTCGGCGCGTTCAAGCACCTCTTCGACCCGGCGGATGTGTTGAATCCGGGGGTGATCGTGCGTCCGGCATCCGTCGACGCCGAGCTGCGCCGCCCGCACGCGTTGCCCATCGCCGCGATCAATGGTCTCGCCTTCGCCCACGACGACGGCGACTTCACGAAGGCCGTGCACCGGTGCGTCGGGATCGGCAAGTGCCGGGCCGACAACAGCGTCTCGGGCGGGTTCATGTGCCCCAGCTTCCTCGCCACGAAAGACGAGAAGGACTCCACCCGGGGCCGCGCCCGCGTGCTGCAAGACATGATCAACGGCACCCTGATCGAAGGCGGGTGGCGAGCACCCGAGGTGGAGGAGTCGCTCGACCTCTGCCTCTCCTGCAAGGCTTGCGCGAGCGACTGTCCGGCCGGAGTCGACATGGCCGCCTACAAATCCGAGGTGCTGCACCGGAGCTACCGCGGGCGCATCCGGCCCGTCACGCACTACACACTGGGGTGGCTGCCGCGCTGGGCGCGCATTGCCACCGGTGCGCGCGTCTCGGCAGTCGCGAATGCGGTGCTCTCGGTGCGGGCGTTCGAGAAGCTGGTGCTGCTGGCGGGCGGAATGGATGCGCGGCGTGCGATCCCGCCGTTCGCGCGGCGGCCGTTCCGGGCCTGGTGGAAAGCGCGGCCGGTCAGCGCCGACCGCGCCGCGGGCGCGGACCGCGGCGCCGCTGCCCCCGCCCGCAAGCGTGTGCTGCTCTGGGTCGATACCTTCTCCGACAACTTCTCCCCCACCATCGGCCGCGCCGCCGTGTCGGTGCTCGAGTCGGCCGGCTACGAGATCGTGGTGCCGAACCAGGCCGTGTGCTGCGGACTGACTTGGATCACCACGGGCCAGCTCACCGGGGCGCGCAAGAAGTTGGCGCACCTGGTGGAGGTGTTCCATCCGTATGTGGCCGACGGCATCCCGATTCTCGGCCTCGAACCGTCGTGCACGGCGGTGCTTCGCTCCGATCTCCTCGAACTACTGCCCGGTGATCCGCGGGCGCGCGACATCGCATCCGCCACCTATACGCTGGCCGAACTGCTTGCGGCCGAGGAGCCGGTCGGCCCCGGCGCCGCCTGGGTCGCACCCGACTTGAGCGGCCGGAGCGTGGTGGTGCAGCCGCACTGCCACCATCACTCGGTGATGGGATTCGGGCCCGACGCGAAGCTGCTGACATCGTTGGGCGCCGAGACGACCACGATCAGCGGATGCTGCGGCCTCGCCGGGAACTTCGGGATGGAGCGCGGCCACTACGACGTGTCGGTCGCGGTGGCGGAGAATTCCCTGCTGCCGGGGCTTCGCTCGGCGCCCGAGGGGAGCATCCTGCTCGCCGACGGTCTGTCGTGCCGAACCCAGGCCGAGCAGCTCGCGGGCACGAAGGGCGTGCACCTGGCCGAGTTGCTGGCGGGCGTGCTGCCTCGCTAG
- a CDS encoding VOC family protein: protein MSTVLNPYINFRGQAKEAGEFYQSVFGGELIGNTFDEFQMPTEPGEGGLIMHSQLTTPGGLTLMISDVPTGMEYNPGNNISVSLSGEDDAELRGYFDKLAEGGTVGVPLEKAPWGDSFGQLVDKFGIGWLVNVAGQK from the coding sequence ATGAGCACTGTTCTGAACCCGTACATCAACTTCCGAGGTCAGGCGAAGGAGGCGGGCGAGTTCTACCAGTCGGTCTTCGGCGGCGAGCTCATCGGCAACACCTTCGACGAGTTCCAGATGCCCACCGAGCCGGGCGAGGGCGGGCTCATCATGCACTCGCAGCTCACGACGCCCGGGGGTCTCACGCTGATGATCTCGGATGTGCCGACCGGCATGGAGTACAACCCCGGCAACAACATCAGCGTCTCTCTGAGCGGAGAAGACGACGCCGAGCTGCGCGGCTACTTCGACAAGCTCGCCGAGGGCGGAACCGTCGGCGTGCCCCTCGAGAAGGCGCCGTGGGGTGACAGCTTCGGCCAGCTGGTCGACAAGTTCGGCATCGGCTGGCTCGTGAACGTCGCCGGCCAGAAGTAG